ATTTGATACGTTCCGGAAACATGCCTTTCAGCATCAACAATTCATCCAGACTGTGTGTGGGGGTTACATTATGCCGCAATTTAAGATTCTTTTCCAGTATATCGTAAAACCGTTGATAATGCGCATGCTCCCCGGTTTCGCGCACGCTTACTCTGAGTTTTTTGCCCCGCCGCACCGCACGGCGCGAGCCCTCGTTAAACGTCTGCAATATGTCATCGCTTGCAAAATCCAAAGGGATGACACTGGAAATTTCGCGTTTGCGATAGATGAATCCATTCTGCAGCATGGCAAAATCAAGATAATTGCTCGGTCGGCGCAGATAAATCTGCGGCGGCGGCGTGACATCCACAGCCTCAAATCCGTGCTGACGTGCATATGCGATCAAACCGGTGACCAGATCAAAGGCTTCACGGATCGACAGGGTATCGCACACCACAAATCCACCATAAGACGCGCCGCGGTGCGAAATCAGCATCCGCTTGCCATCCAGTTCACAATCCACTGCCGGCAGCAGTGCCAATATTTTGCCTTTTTTACTGAAAATCAGCGAGTGATCGGTAAAGCGTTCCGGCGGATGGTAGGATAAAAACCGCCGCAAATGAAACATATTGCCGTTATTGGCGGTTTTTACAAATGCGTCCCAGTCCGATGCCTGGTCCGGCTGAAATACTGTAATATCCACAATTCGTCCTCTGCATGTTTGTTCGTATCAATATAAAAAAAACAAGCGCCACATTCAAGACTTGCTGAGAGGATCAGGCTTTTTCAACACTATTTTTATCCTGAACTCAATTCTTTTAATATTCCATCAGCCGCACGGATACCGCTGGCCCAGGCTGCCGTGATTCCCCGGCTGGTCCCGGCGCCATCACCGATCAGATACATACGGCGAGCTGTTTGAAAATACGCATCGGAAAATTCGGGGCGATTGGCGTACAATTTGATCTCCGGGTAATACATGATAGTTCCGGGATGCAGCACGCCCGGAATAATCGTATCCAGATATTTTAACGATTTCCAAATCGCGCGCAGGA
This genomic window from candidate division KSB1 bacterium contains:
- a CDS encoding peptidoglycan bridge formation glycyltransferase FemA/FemB family protein; amino-acid sequence: MDITVFQPDQASDWDAFVKTANNGNMFHLRRFLSYHPPERFTDHSLIFSKKGKILALLPAVDCELDGKRMLISHRGASYGGFVVCDTLSIREAFDLVTGLIAYARQHGFEAVDVTPPPQIYLRRPSNYLDFAMLQNGFIYRKREISSVIPLDFASDDILQTFNEGSRRAVRRGKKLRVSVRETGEHAHYQRFYDILEKNLKLRHNVTPTHSLDELLMLKGMFPERIKLFAAFTPENVMVAGVVMFVCNPRVVLAFYISHDDDYQQYRGVNCLFHDIVDWGIKNGYGFLDFGIFTVNEEPNWGLARFKESFGAQGVFRDSLRLKF